The Sulfitobacter donghicola DSW-25 = KCTC 12864 = JCM 14565 region GACCGATAAAATGGAGGCTGCGAGAAGGAACAGCAGGAAAAAGTCCGTCCGCCTTAGCAGTCGCCATGCAGCTCGAATTATCTTCATAGGTCACTCATTTTGGGCTGGGGTGCAGTCAGTGCACGCATAACATGTCTGGTGCAGTGCCGAAATACAAAATGCCTTGGCCTGATCGAACGCATCATCGCTATGGGTTGGATCAGGCCAGATTTTTCCAAAGGGTTTCACAGACGGGGGGAATGGTTTTTTCGATGGCTTGCATGGCGTCCACAATCAAATCCTCGCGCCATCTGCGCCCTGCAATTTGCACGCCGATGGGCTGCGCACCCCCTGCGGATTGGGCAATATGGGTAGGCAGATTGCCCGCAGGCAGGCCCAGAAAATTCATGATGAATGACCAATGCGCCGCGCCTAAAACATCCAGAACGCCTTCGGCGCCTTCTTCGTCACGTGCGGGCGCAAAGAAGGGTTTGAGCAGGAAGGGCGTTAGCACCAGCGGATAATCCTCAAGAAACAGAGACCACGCGCGCGCATAGTGGGTGCGTTGGGCCATCTGGACCAACAGGTCTTTGCCCTCATAGGGGGGGAACTGAAGATAGTATTCATCAAAGATCGTGTTCAAATCCGCCGAGCCGTGTGCCTTGATATCAGGGCCCAGCATTTCCTGCACTTCGCCCAGTAGCGCGCGATAGCCGACTTCGCCTGTTTCACGCGCCATAGGGGGCTCGACAGCTTCGACGATATACCCTGCATCTGATAGGGCAGAGGCGGCTTTGTCCAATGCGGTTGCCACCTCGGGGTGCAGGCCAAAGCCGAAATCATCGTAGGATACAGCCACGCGGATCGGCCCCTGCAACGGGGCGCCGTGCCATGGCATCGGCACGTGGAACGGATCGCGCGGATCGGGGGCGATAAGGGCAGGCATCGACAGGGCAAGGTCGGCCGCATTGCGGGCAAGCAGCCCCTGAACGGACATGGATTGCGCCAGCAATCCGCGCTCGGCCTTTTGGCTGGGGTTATAGGCAGGCACACGGCCTAATCCCGGTTTGACCGTCACGGCCCCATTGGCCGAAGCGGGAAACCGCAGCGACCCGCCGATGTCGTTGCCATGGGCCAGCGCGCCAATCCCCGCCATCACTGCCGATCCAGCGCCGCCCGAAGACCCCCCCGCCGAAACATGTTTGCCCCAAGGGTTGTGCGTGCGCCCAAACAGCGGGTTATCCGTATCGGCGCGAAAGGAAAACTCGGGCGTGTTGCTGCGCCCGATCACGATCGCGCCTGCCGCCTTTAGGTTGCGCACAACGGGGGCGTCATCGGGGGC contains the following coding sequences:
- a CDS encoding amidase yields the protein MRKAPLWQFSATEIATATHAGALTATEATEAAIARMEAINPSLNAVVDSLADTARAEATALDAMEGPKGPLHGVPVTIKINVDQKGSATSNGVLALKDMIAPDDAPVVRNLKAAGAIVIGRSNTPEFSFRADTDNPLFGRTHNPWGKHVSAGGSSGGAGSAVMAGIGALAHGNDIGGSLRFPASANGAVTVKPGLGRVPAYNPSQKAERGLLAQSMSVQGLLARNAADLALSMPALIAPDPRDPFHVPMPWHGAPLQGPIRVAVSYDDFGFGLHPEVATALDKAASALSDAGYIVEAVEPPMARETGEVGYRALLGEVQEMLGPDIKAHGSADLNTIFDEYYLQFPPYEGKDLLVQMAQRTHYARAWSLFLEDYPLVLTPFLLKPFFAPARDEEGAEGVLDVLGAAHWSFIMNFLGLPAGNLPTHIAQSAGGAQPIGVQIAGRRWREDLIVDAMQAIEKTIPPVCETLWKNLA